From the genome of Pelobacter propionicus DSM 2379, one region includes:
- a CDS encoding cytidylate kinase family protein, with product MAIITISRQMGTGAYQIATEVAKKLKFTFVDGDLITASAPKYGLSPEMLQMVDEKPPSYNTIEDRKRAAALNTIELILLDYARKGNVILYGRGCQYLLKECGNVLRLRVIADFEDRVERFAEREWIDPDLARSMTRRSDHQRHGFIHFYFNRPWDDPLGYDVTFNTSRLSPESVVESIVVAAKDPYLKEAEAAALPLIDNAIMTTKIKIALLNAMDLDYRPFTIVVEGGDVSLSGYLTSEEEKKSAIRVVKSVKGVTNVEEDIQVVNYDAYRDKS from the coding sequence ATGGCAATCATCACAATATCGCGGCAAATGGGTACAGGCGCCTATCAGATCGCTACGGAAGTAGCCAAAAAACTCAAATTTACCTTCGTGGATGGAGATTTGATCACAGCCAGTGCTCCTAAATACGGGCTTTCGCCCGAAATGCTCCAGATGGTGGATGAGAAACCCCCTTCGTACAACACCATCGAGGACCGCAAGCGCGCCGCGGCCTTGAATACGATCGAGTTGATCCTGCTGGATTATGCCCGCAAGGGTAACGTTATTCTCTACGGCCGCGGCTGCCAGTACCTGTTGAAGGAGTGTGGCAATGTGCTGCGTCTTCGCGTCATCGCCGACTTTGAGGACCGGGTGGAGCGCTTTGCCGAGCGGGAGTGGATCGACCCTGATCTGGCGCGCTCCATGACGCGCCGCAGCGACCACCAGCGCCATGGTTTCATCCACTTCTACTTCAACCGCCCTTGGGACGATCCGCTTGGCTATGACGTGACCTTCAATACCTCGCGCCTCTCACCGGAGTCGGTTGTGGAGAGCATCGTGGTCGCAGCCAAGGATCCCTATCTGAAGGAGGCCGAGGCTGCTGCCCTGCCGCTGATCGATAACGCCATCATGACAACCAAAATCAAGATCGCGCTGCTTAATGCCATGGATCTGGACTACCGTCCCTTCACTATCGTTGTCGAGGGGGGGGATGTCTCTCTCAGCGGTTACCTCACCTCCGAAGAAGAGAAAAAGAGCGCTATCAGGGTCGTTAAATCGGTCAAGGGGGTCACAAACGTGGAAGAGGATATCCAGGTGGTCAACTACGATGCCTACCGGGACAAGAGCTAG
- a CDS encoding endonuclease III domain-containing protein has product MKVDEIHRVMALLREEYASWRTPAVTIVAECERSPFKVLVSCIISLRTKDEVTAAASARMFARADSAERMLKLAEDEIAALIYPAGFYRTKAGQIHGIAHRLVTEFGGNVPDEMEDLLRFRGVGRKTANLVLTLGFGKPGICVDTHVHRICNRLGYVSTRSPEQTEMALRAQLPGEYWIAINDLLVAFGQNHCHPISPRCTTCRIAEFCSRVGVKTSR; this is encoded by the coding sequence ATGAAAGTCGATGAAATTCACCGAGTGATGGCGCTCCTGCGCGAAGAATACGCCTCCTGGCGGACGCCGGCGGTCACGATTGTCGCCGAATGCGAACGCAGCCCGTTCAAGGTCCTGGTCTCCTGCATCATCTCCCTGCGCACCAAGGATGAAGTAACCGCTGCTGCGTCGGCGCGCATGTTCGCCCGTGCCGACAGTGCGGAACGCATGCTGAAACTGGCAGAGGATGAAATCGCCGCTCTGATCTATCCTGCAGGTTTCTACCGCACCAAGGCCGGTCAGATTCATGGAATCGCGCACCGCCTAGTGACGGAGTTCGGGGGGAACGTGCCCGATGAGATGGAGGATTTGCTCAGGTTCAGGGGCGTCGGTCGCAAAACCGCCAATCTGGTGCTAACCCTCGGGTTTGGAAAACCCGGCATCTGCGTCGATACACACGTGCATCGTATCTGCAACCGCCTCGGCTATGTCTCGACGCGCTCCCCGGAGCAAACTGAAATGGCCCTGCGTGCACAACTGCCCGGGGAGTACTGGATTGCAATCAATGACCTGCTGGTGGCATTTGGACAGAACCACTGTCATCCGATTTCGCCTCGCTGCACAACCTGTCGCATAGCAGAATTCTGTTCTCGCGTCGGAGTGAAAACATCCCGCTAA
- the rplA gene encoding 50S ribosomal protein L1 — protein sequence MSKTAKKLAAASEKIDRTKVYPVAAAIDVVKQAAYAKFDETVDVAVRLGVDPRHADQMVRGAVVLPNGLGKDVRVLVFAKGEKEKEALDAGADYVGAEDLVSKIQEGWFEFDTAIATPDMMGVVGKIGKLLGPRGLMPNPKVGTVTFEVSRAVKESKAGKVEFRVEKAGIVHAPVGKVSFDADSLKGNLLALVEALVKAKPSAAKGIYIKKISMSSTMGPGINLDIADVTSQI from the coding sequence ATGTCTAAGACTGCAAAGAAACTTGCTGCGGCATCCGAAAAGATCGACAGAACAAAGGTCTATCCCGTTGCGGCAGCCATTGATGTTGTCAAGCAGGCGGCGTATGCCAAGTTTGACGAGACGGTCGACGTAGCGGTGCGTCTTGGGGTTGATCCTCGACACGCAGACCAGATGGTGCGCGGAGCGGTCGTTCTTCCCAACGGTCTGGGTAAGGATGTTCGCGTGCTGGTCTTCGCCAAGGGTGAGAAGGAAAAAGAAGCTCTTGACGCTGGCGCTGATTATGTGGGAGCCGAAGATCTTGTTTCCAAGATTCAGGAAGGGTGGTTTGAATTCGATACTGCCATTGCTACTCCCGACATGATGGGGGTTGTCGGCAAGATCGGTAAACTGCTCGGACCACGCGGACTGATGCCGAACCCCAAAGTGGGAACCGTTACCTTTGAAGTGAGCAGGGCGGTGAAGGAGTCAAAAGCTGGTAAGGTCGAGTTTCGCGTAGAGAAGGCCGGTATCGTGCATGCACCGGTGGGAAAGGTTTCCTTCGATGCCGACTCCCTGAAGGGCAATCTCCTGGCACTCGTGGAGGCGCTGGTCAAGGCCAAGCCTTCCGCCGCTAAGGGAATTTATATCAAGAAAATATCCATGTCTTCAACCATGGGCCCGGGCATTAATCTTGATATTGCCGATGTAACATCGCAGATCTGA
- the rplK gene encoding 50S ribosomal protein L11, protein MAKKITGYIKLQVPAGKANPAPPIGPALGQHGVNIMEFCKAFNAKTQADEGTITPVVITVYADRSFTFITKTPPVPVLIKKAAGIASGSAVPNKTKVGKLTKAQVEEIAKTKMPDLNAASLEAAMRTVEGTARSMGVDIV, encoded by the coding sequence ATGGCAAAAAAGATCACAGGATACATTAAGCTGCAGGTCCCTGCCGGCAAAGCCAATCCGGCACCTCCGATTGGACCTGCCCTCGGGCAGCATGGTGTCAACATCATGGAGTTCTGCAAGGCCTTCAACGCCAAGACTCAAGCGGATGAAGGCACCATCACGCCGGTCGTCATTACGGTGTATGCTGACCGCTCTTTTACCTTTATAACAAAGACTCCTCCTGTCCCGGTACTGATCAAGAAAGCCGCAGGGATTGCCAGCGGTTCTGCCGTGCCGAACAAAACCAAGGTAGGCAAGCTCACCAAGGCACAGGTGGAGGAAATTGCAAAAACGAAGATGCCGGACTTAAATGCCGCCTCACTGGAGGCAGCCATGCGGACCGTCGAGGGAACTGCACGCTCCATGGGCGTTGATATCGTCTAG
- the rplL gene encoding 50S ribosomal protein L7/L12 — protein sequence MAEITKQDVIEYIEKMSVLELSELVKELEEKFGVSAAAPVAVAAAGPATADAAAAEEKTEFDVILKAAGANKINVIKVVRALTSLGLKEAKDLVDGAPGAVKTGVSKQEAEDAQKQLVEAGAEVEVK from the coding sequence ATGGCTGAAATCACGAAACAGGATGTAATCGAATATATCGAAAAGATGTCGGTTCTGGAGCTTTCCGAGCTGGTCAAGGAACTTGAAGAGAAGTTCGGCGTTTCCGCCGCTGCTCCCGTTGCCGTCGCCGCCGCTGGCCCCGCGACTGCCGATGCAGCTGCAGCTGAAGAAAAGACCGAATTCGACGTCATCCTCAAAGCTGCTGGCGCCAACAAAATCAACGTTATCAAGGTCGTTCGCGCCCTGACAAGCCTGGGTCTCAAGGAAGCCAAGGACCTGGTTGATGGCGCACCTGGTGCGGTAAAGACCGGTGTTTCCAAGCAGGAAGCCGAAGACGCACAGAAACAGCTGGTTGAAGCAGGCGCTGAAGTAGAAGTTAAATAG
- a CDS encoding RNA polymerase factor sigma-32: MVARLPVVADSLALYLAEIRKFTLLSEEEEHRTAIAFYEKKDLRAAHTLITSNLRFVVRVAYEYRHYGLKMLDLIQEGNIGLMMAVKKYNPFKGVRLISYAVWWIRAYIQNHVISAWSLLKIGTTQAQRKLFFKLREARNAIRHLNGGEDDLQSTARSLNVSDSEVVEMEQRLRGECSLDAELPGGEGVTGLDGLVDDRMNQEELLSECQLQRKLRTDVATAVSALNEKERFVIEHRVSADTPLTLQEIASRFSISRERVRQIEEAALKKLKLSLVSAVAAV, from the coding sequence ATGGTGGCACGTCTTCCGGTTGTTGCGGATAGCCTTGCGCTCTATCTGGCTGAGATCAGAAAATTCACCCTATTGAGCGAAGAAGAGGAGCATCGCACAGCGATTGCTTTTTACGAGAAAAAGGATCTTCGGGCAGCCCACACCCTGATTACGTCAAACCTCCGCTTTGTCGTTAGGGTTGCCTATGAGTACCGGCACTATGGCCTCAAGATGCTCGACCTGATCCAGGAGGGTAATATCGGCCTGATGATGGCGGTGAAAAAATACAACCCTTTTAAGGGGGTACGCCTGATTTCCTACGCGGTCTGGTGGATACGAGCCTATATTCAGAACCACGTCATATCGGCATGGAGTCTGCTCAAGATAGGAACCACCCAGGCCCAGCGTAAACTTTTTTTTAAGTTGCGCGAGGCCAGGAACGCAATCCGCCACCTGAACGGAGGAGAGGACGACCTCCAATCCACGGCCCGCTCCTTAAATGTGTCCGACAGCGAAGTCGTGGAGATGGAGCAGCGCTTGCGGGGCGAGTGCTCCCTGGATGCAGAGTTGCCGGGCGGCGAAGGTGTTACCGGGCTGGACGGCCTGGTTGACGATCGCATGAACCAGGAAGAACTCCTGTCGGAGTGCCAGTTGCAGCGCAAGCTGCGCACGGACGTTGCGACCGCTGTTTCCGCTCTCAATGAAAAGGAACGTTTTGTCATCGAGCATCGGGTTTCCGCAGATACGCCGCTGACGCTGCAGGAGATTGCCTCCCGTTTCTCAATCTCGCGCGAACGTGTGCGACAGATAGAAGAAGCAGCGCTTAAGAAGCTGAAGCTGTCCCTTGTGTCAGCGGTAGCAGCAGTTTAG
- the nusG gene encoding transcription termination/antitermination protein NusG — translation MSKKWYGVHTYSGFENKVRLNLHERIKNEGMEEHFEEILIPSETVVELKKGEKRTSSRKFFPGYILVKMELNDETWHIVKETAKVTGFVGGNTPFPIADEEVNKITRRMEEGAEKPRPKVLFEVGETVRVIDGPFLNFSGIVEDVKPDKGKLRVTVTIFGRATPVELEFMQVEKN, via the coding sequence ATGTCCAAAAAGTGGTACGGTGTTCACACTTATTCCGGTTTTGAAAATAAAGTCAGGCTGAATCTGCACGAACGCATCAAGAACGAAGGGATGGAAGAACATTTTGAAGAGATTCTCATTCCATCGGAAACGGTAGTCGAACTTAAAAAAGGTGAGAAGAGAACCTCCTCCAGAAAATTCTTCCCCGGATATATCCTGGTCAAGATGGAGCTCAATGACGAAACCTGGCATATCGTTAAGGAAACAGCGAAGGTTACCGGTTTTGTCGGTGGTAATACTCCTTTTCCGATTGCCGACGAGGAAGTCAACAAGATCACGCGACGCATGGAGGAAGGTGCTGAAAAGCCCCGTCCGAAGGTGCTGTTCGAGGTCGGAGAAACCGTTCGTGTGATTGATGGTCCCTTCCTCAACTTCTCGGGAATTGTCGAGGATGTTAAGCCAGACAAGGGCAAACTTCGCGTTACGGTAACCATCTTCGGAAGGGCTACGCCGGTCGAGCTTGAATTCATGCAGGTTGAGAAAAACTAG
- the rpmG gene encoding 50S ribosomal protein L33 — translation MRDIITLGCTECKQRNYTTTKNKKTTPAKLEFSKYCRFCRKHTPHKETK, via the coding sequence ATGAGAGATATAATTACCCTCGGCTGCACCGAATGCAAGCAGAGGAACTATACAACAACCAAAAACAAGAAGACGACACCCGCAAAACTGGAATTCAGCAAGTACTGCCGTTTCTGCCGCAAACACACTCCTCACAAGGAAACTAAGTAG
- the rplJ gene encoding 50S ribosomal protein L10, translating into MNRDNKQELVTQMHERLSRAKAVFLADFRGMAVGQATSLRNELRGASVEYKVFKNTLLDLAAKGTDVECISPYLAGPTAIAISYDDPVSAAKVLSKFAKDPAGKFVLKAGVLSGKLLDVTQIQALADLPSREVLIAKMLGSMQAPATNFVGVLAALPGSLVRVLDAIRAQKADN; encoded by the coding sequence TTGAACAGGGATAACAAGCAGGAACTAGTTACTCAGATGCACGAACGACTGTCCCGTGCAAAGGCGGTCTTTCTGGCTGACTTCCGCGGTATGGCTGTCGGACAGGCAACCAGCCTTCGCAACGAACTTCGTGGCGCATCTGTAGAGTACAAGGTTTTTAAGAATACGCTGCTTGACCTGGCTGCCAAGGGTACCGATGTCGAGTGCATTTCACCGTACCTCGCAGGTCCGACCGCCATCGCCATTTCCTATGACGATCCGGTCAGCGCAGCCAAGGTCCTCAGCAAGTTTGCAAAGGATCCCGCCGGCAAATTCGTGCTGAAAGCCGGTGTGCTGTCCGGAAAACTGCTGGATGTCACACAGATTCAGGCTCTGGCAGACCTTCCCTCGCGGGAAGTGCTCATCGCCAAGATGCTGGGTTCCATGCAGGCACCCGCGACCAACTTCGTTGGCGTGCTGGCTGCGCTTCCAGGCTCACTTGTGCGCGTGCTTGATGCAATCCGCGCTCAAAAAGCTGACAACTAA
- the tuf gene encoding elongation factor Tu: protein MAKAKFERTKPHVNIGTIGHVDHGKTTLTAAITKVLAGKGQAEFKAFDQIDNAPEERERGITIATAHVEYETDKRHYAHVDCPGHADYVKNMITGAAQMDGAILVVSAADGPMPQTREHILLARQVGVPYIVVYLNKADMVDDEELLELVELEIRELLSSYDFPGDDIPIVKGSALKALEGEKSELGEDSIIKLMDAVDSYIPDPERAVDKPFLMPVEDVFSISGRGTVATGRVERGIVKVGEEVEIVGIKATAKTTVTGVEMFRKLLDEGRAGDNIGALLRGIKREEIERGQVLAKPGSITPHTKFKAEAYILNKEEGGRHTPFFNGYRPQFYFRTTDVTGIVDLPAGTEMVMPGDNVAVTVNLITPIAMDEGLRFAIREGGRTVGAGVVSSIIE, encoded by the coding sequence ATGGCGAAGGCTAAATTTGAGCGCACCAAACCGCATGTAAACATTGGCACGATTGGTCACGTCGACCACGGCAAGACCACGTTGACTGCCGCCATCACAAAGGTGCTGGCAGGCAAGGGTCAGGCAGAGTTCAAGGCTTTCGACCAGATTGACAACGCACCTGAAGAGCGTGAGCGCGGTATAACCATTGCCACCGCACACGTGGAATACGAGACTGACAAGCGTCACTATGCCCACGTTGACTGTCCGGGTCATGCCGACTACGTCAAGAATATGATCACCGGCGCCGCTCAGATGGACGGAGCCATTCTGGTTGTTTCCGCAGCTGACGGCCCTATGCCCCAGACCCGCGAGCACATCCTGCTCGCCCGTCAGGTTGGCGTACCCTATATTGTCGTGTACCTGAACAAGGCCGACATGGTCGATGACGAGGAGCTTCTTGAGTTGGTCGAGCTCGAAATCCGCGAGCTACTCTCCTCCTATGACTTTCCCGGTGACGATATTCCTATCGTTAAAGGTTCCGCCCTCAAGGCGCTAGAAGGCGAAAAGAGTGAGTTGGGCGAGGATTCCATCATCAAGCTGATGGACGCTGTTGATAGCTACATCCCCGATCCGGAGCGTGCGGTGGACAAGCCCTTCCTGATGCCGGTAGAGGATGTGTTCTCCATCTCAGGTCGTGGTACCGTTGCCACCGGTCGTGTTGAGCGCGGCATAGTCAAGGTTGGTGAGGAGGTCGAGATCGTTGGCATCAAGGCCACCGCCAAGACAACCGTCACCGGTGTGGAGATGTTCCGCAAGCTTCTCGACGAGGGTCGTGCCGGAGACAATATCGGCGCACTGCTGCGCGGTATCAAGCGCGAGGAAATCGAGCGCGGTCAAGTTCTTGCCAAGCCTGGTTCAATCACTCCGCACACCAAGTTCAAGGCTGAGGCCTATATCCTCAACAAGGAAGAGGGTGGACGTCACACCCCATTCTTCAACGGATACCGTCCCCAGTTCTATTTCCGGACAACGGACGTTACCGGTATTGTCGACCTGCCGGCAGGCACTGAAATGGTCATGCCTGGCGACAACGTGGCTGTAACCGTCAACCTGATCACTCCGATCGCCATGGATGAAGGTCTGCGCTTCGCCATCCGTGAAGGCGGCCGCACTGTTGGCGCCGGCGTCGTCAGCTCGATCATCGAATAG
- a CDS encoding PHP domain-containing protein: MRSMIASTPGYIDLHVHSNCSDGALSPAALVEEAKRLELSTIAIADHDSIVAVDQAAHCAVLRGIELMPAVELSVQYGILKDVHLLGYGVDHTDADFRSTLNAFRQHRERRNEEMLAMINQRLIHEGRMTIALDEVLSHAGDAIGRPHIARALLERGYAKSVEDSFRRYLTPCNVPKNYWPMEEAIPEIRRLGGVSVLAHPTSISQDMAELWRIITELHHLGLDGIEVFNNQAQADEMEFLRRRAEEAGLLLTGGSDYHGIEAGQEMGRGRGGIRFSARLLAPLRERLAQRRLR; this comes from the coding sequence ATGCGCTCCATGATTGCATCTACGCCAGGTTACATCGATCTGCACGTCCACTCGAACTGCTCGGACGGCGCACTCTCCCCCGCAGCGCTGGTAGAAGAGGCCAAACGGCTTGAATTGTCAACCATAGCCATCGCCGACCATGACTCCATAGTCGCTGTGGACCAGGCGGCGCACTGCGCCGTTCTGAGGGGTATCGAACTGATGCCCGCAGTGGAATTGTCCGTGCAGTACGGGATACTCAAGGATGTTCACCTGTTGGGGTATGGAGTGGACCATACCGACGCTGATTTCCGGTCAACATTGAATGCCTTTCGCCAGCACAGGGAACGCCGCAACGAGGAGATGCTGGCCATGATCAACCAGCGCCTGATTCACGAAGGACGCATGACCATAGCTCTCGACGAGGTTCTCTCCCATGCCGGGGACGCCATCGGACGGCCCCACATCGCCCGCGCCCTTCTGGAGCGAGGCTACGCCAAGAGCGTTGAGGACTCATTCCGGCGCTACCTGACCCCCTGCAACGTCCCCAAGAACTACTGGCCCATGGAGGAGGCCATTCCCGAGATTCGACGATTGGGTGGCGTCTCGGTCCTGGCTCATCCGACCTCCATTTCCCAGGACATGGCCGAACTATGGCGCATTATCACGGAACTGCACCACCTGGGCCTCGACGGCATCGAGGTTTTCAACAATCAGGCGCAAGCAGACGAAATGGAATTTTTGCGGCGACGCGCAGAAGAGGCAGGACTGTTGCTGACCGGCGGGTCTGATTATCACGGCATCGAGGCAGGTCAGGAAATGGGAAGGGGACGGGGAGGCATACGCTTCAGCGCGCGCCTCCTCGCCCCCCTCAGGGAACGCCTGGCACAGCGACGACTGAGGTAG
- the secE gene encoding preprotein translocase subunit SecE — MQKLRSFLESVKIELAKVTWPTRKETVATTGVVVVIIVLISLYLGVCDLVLAKLMRLILG, encoded by the coding sequence GTGCAGAAACTCAGGAGCTTTCTTGAATCGGTAAAGATAGAGCTTGCCAAGGTTACTTGGCCGACACGCAAGGAGACAGTAGCAACTACCGGCGTCGTGGTCGTTATTATTGTTCTGATATCACTCTATCTGGGTGTCTGCGATCTCGTCCTGGCTAAACTGATGCGACTGATACTGGGGTAA
- a CDS encoding methyltransferase family protein — protein MILLPDTTFKGSVLSDCTPFTLRFILFAIIHSLLASQWCKSLVCRGSKKILAACRLFYNLLSLVLLAWVMADTGCGRVLYFAPGVWSLAMYLLQILVTAALFSCLRQTGVGNFLGIAQLHGSGDRQPQLIDDGWYAVVRHPLYLLSIIFLILSPVMTAQRALLTVLAIPYFIIGGHLEERRLVEEFGDSYRRYRQQIPFLIPWPRRSRTPNLN, from the coding sequence ATGATACTCTTGCCGGACACCACATTCAAGGGGTCCGTTCTGTCAGACTGCACGCCGTTTACGCTCCGTTTTATACTCTTCGCGATCATCCACTCTCTCCTGGCCTCGCAGTGGTGCAAGAGCCTCGTCTGTCGTGGCTCGAAAAAGATACTGGCCGCCTGTCGCCTCTTCTACAACCTGCTTTCCCTGGTACTGTTGGCATGGGTCATGGCGGATACCGGTTGCGGAAGGGTGCTGTACTTTGCGCCGGGAGTGTGGAGCCTGGCCATGTACCTGCTCCAGATCCTGGTCACTGCAGCCCTGTTCAGCTGCCTCCGCCAGACCGGCGTCGGGAACTTTCTCGGGATTGCCCAACTGCATGGCAGCGGGGATCGCCAGCCCCAGCTGATCGATGACGGCTGGTACGCGGTTGTGCGCCACCCGTTGTATCTCCTGTCGATCATCTTCCTGATACTGAGTCCGGTGATGACGGCACAGCGCGCCCTGCTGACGGTCCTGGCAATTCCCTATTTCATCATCGGCGGACATCTGGAAGAGCGACGCCTCGTGGAAGAGTTCGGCGATAGCTACCGGCGCTATCGGCAACAGATCCCTTTCCTGATCCCCTGGCCGCGAAGGTCACGGACGCCCAACCTCAACTGA